CGTTACTAGTCGTGTAGTGGCCGGTTTTTACCCAGTGCGCGAATCGCAAAGCGCATTGGGTGCAACGCCTTCACCAGTTCCTGTGATACTGGCATTACCCCCCCGCTTATCCAGCCCGCCAGCACTTCCGCCGCCAGCGGCGCGTAGGTAAATCCACGAGACCCGAGACCGGCCATCACGTACAGGTTTGGCTGATACGGCGTGCGCTGGTCAATGCGCTGTTTGCGGTTTTTGCGCAGCGGGTGATAGGTGGCTTCGAGCGCTTCCCACTCCGCCACCGGGCCGGCCATGGGCAGGTAGTCCGGTGTGGCCGCGCGCAGCGCAGCGCGGCCACGCAAAGGCTGCGAGCGGAACTCGTCGGCGATATCCGGGAGCAGGGTGGCCAGCGTGCGCAGGTTGTCCTCGTGTTCTTCCGCGCGAATATCGGTGTCGGTCTGCTTCAGTTTAAAGGTGGCGCCAAAACTGTGGCTCGACTGGCCCTGGCCCGGATTCTCAGGGGCGATGTAGCCCTCGGCGCACAGCGCCAGTTTCAGTTTTTGCGAGGTGTCCGTTGCCGCGGCAAAGGACACCTGGCCGCGTATGGGCTGCAGGGGCAGGGGCGCGGTTTGCGCAAACTGCCGGTTGCTGTTGGCGGTACACAGCACCAGGGCGTCGAAGGCGTGAGGCTCCGGGTCTTGCTGCACGCCTAGTTGCCACTGGCCATCGCGATGGTTGGCGTCTGTCACCCGTGTGTTGCAGCGGGTTTCGATATTCGGGTGGTCGAGCAGCGCGGCACAGACCCGGCTCGGGCGGAGCCAGCCCGCGCGGAGGAAGTAGAGGCCGGGCGCCGTCAGGGGAACGCCGGCAAGTACGCTCGCCTCGCTGGCCGTGACCGGCTGCGCGAGCGGTGTGTGGCGGTCGAGGCCAAGCTGCGCGACCACTTGTTGCTGCAGTTGCTGCTCTTTTTCTGTCTGTGCCAACTGCAGCAAGCCGTCAAAGTGCACCGCGTGCGGACACAGGGTCGGGTAGAAGCGCTGGGCAAATTGCAGGGCGAGCAGGTTGAAGTCGCCATTGGGGCCGGGCTTGGGGGAGAGCTTTGCGTACAGGATGCCCTGGTCATTGCCCGACGCGCCGCTGCCGGGGGCCGGCCCCTGCTCGAACACAGTGACGTTCAGGTTGCGCTCCGCCAGCGCGCGCGCCGCTGCGGCCCCGGCAATACCGGCACCGATAATGGCCACCGATTGCGGCGCGGCAGGTTCTGTTGCCTGGTCTGCTAGGTGGTCTGCTAAAAGGTTTGACGGGGGCAGGTGCCAGGGGGTGGCTGCGTGGCTGTGCGGTGCCTCGTTTGCCGGCGGCGCAAAGTCTCCGCGCAGCATTTCCCGCTTGCGCCCAAAACCGGGCACCTTGTGCAGGGAAAAGCCCGCGGACTTCAAGCCCCGCTTGACGATGCCGGCGCAGGTGAAGGTGGCAAAGGTGGCGTGGGGCGCGCTCAGGTTGGCGATCGCCTGAAACAGTGCCTCACTCCACATGTCCGGATTCTTCGCGGGCGCAAAGCCATCCAGGAACCAGGCATCGACCACCCGATCCCTGCCCGGGTCGTCCAGTCGCAGTTGCTCGAAACCTTGGCTGGCTTCGTCGATGATCAGGGTCAGGTAGACCCCGTGGGGAAACCTCAGGCGGTGCACGCCGGCGGCGAGGAAGTCCGGGTACTGCGCAATGAGCTGGTCGCTGAGGTCTGCAAGCTCCGGCCACATGGCCAGTGCCCGGGCCAGATCCTCGGGGTGCAGGGGAAATTTTTCCACACTGACAAAGTGCAATTGCCCGTTGGTAGGTGCCAGCTGTCGCCACAGTTGCCAGGCAGCGAGAAAATTGAGCCCGGTGCCGAAGCCGGTCTCGCCAATGGTGAAGCGTGCGCCGCTTTCCAGTGCGCTCCAGCGCTGTGCCAGCTGGTTTTGTGCGAGGAAAACGTGGCGGGTTTCCTCCAGGCCGGAAGCGGTAGAGAAATAAATATCGTCAAACGCGGTGGATGCCGGCTGGCCGTTTTCGCGCCACTCCAGCTGAGCGTGGTGCACCGGTGGCTTGCTGTTGTCAGGCATGGGTGGCGGTCACTGCAGGCCGAATTCGCGCATGACCTGAGCACACCACTGGTCGAGGCGCTCGTCACTGCGGTCAAACTCGTTTTCCTCGTCCAGGGCAAGGCCCACAAAGTGGCTGCCGTCCGGGGTCAGCCCTTTGGATTCCTCAAACTGGTAACCCTCAACGGGCCAGTAACCGACGGCCTTGGCGCCAATGGCAACCACCTGTGCATGCAGGTAGCCCAGGGCATCCTGGTACCACTGGGGATAGCCTTCCTGGTCGCCCAGGCCGTACAGGGCCACGGTTTTACCGCTCAGGTCCAGCTGTGCCAGCTGATCCCAGCAGTTTTCCCAGTCTTCCTGCAGTTCACCATAGTCCCAGGTGGGAATGCCGAGGATCAGGAAGTCGTAGTCCTGCATCTGCGCAATATCGTCATCCGCCACATTGTGCAGATCGATCCACTCCTCGCCGAGGCGGTCGCGAATTTTCTCCGCCGCCATCTCCGTGTAACAGGTGCTTGAGCCGTAAAAAAGTCCGATAGGTGCGCGCATAAAACTCTGGTTGTTGGTTCAGCCTGAGCGGATCGCTCAGCCCTGGGCGTTGATGTAGCCCAGCTGGCGCCAGGCCTCATAAATGACAATGGCCGCCGCATTGGAAAGATTGATACTGCGGCTGTTTGCGCACATGGGGATGCGCAGGGTGTGCTCAGGACCGGTCGCCGCCAGAAATTCGGCGGGCAGACCGCGGGTCTCCGGGCCGAACACAATAGCGTCGTCAGCGCGGAACTCGATCTCCGAGTGCGGACGACTGCCCTTGGTGGAGAGCGCCAATACCCGCTTCGGCTGCTCCGATTTCACGAAGGCTTCCCAGTCGCGGTGGCGCACCACGCGGCTGTATTCCGCATAGTCCAGCCCCGCCCGGCGCAGGCGCTTGTCGTCCATGGCGAACCCCAGGGGTTCGATCAGGTGCAGCTCGGCACCGGTATTGGCACACAGGCGGATGATATTGCCGGTATTGGGCGCAATTTCCGGCTGGTAGAGCACGATTTTGAACATGGTTAGAGGCGCTTAGGCGTTGGCAACTATGCCAGCACCGGATTATCTAGTGATGGTTCGCCGTA
The nucleotide sequence above comes from Microbulbifer salipaludis. Encoded proteins:
- the fldB gene encoding flavodoxin FldB codes for the protein MRAPIGLFYGSSTCYTEMAAEKIRDRLGEEWIDLHNVADDDIAQMQDYDFLILGIPTWDYGELQEDWENCWDQLAQLDLSGKTVALYGLGDQEGYPQWYQDALGYLHAQVVAIGAKAVGYWPVEGYQFEESKGLTPDGSHFVGLALDEENEFDRSDERLDQWCAQVMREFGLQ
- the trmL gene encoding tRNA (uridine(34)/cytosine(34)/5-carboxymethylaminomethyluridine(34)-2'-O)-methyltransferase TrmL, with product MFKIVLYQPEIAPNTGNIIRLCANTGAELHLIEPLGFAMDDKRLRRAGLDYAEYSRVVRHRDWEAFVKSEQPKRVLALSTKGSRPHSEIEFRADDAIVFGPETRGLPAEFLAATGPEHTLRIPMCANSRSINLSNAAAIVIYEAWRQLGYINAQG
- the mnmC gene encoding bifunctional tRNA (5-methylaminomethyl-2-thiouridine)(34)-methyltransferase MnmD/FAD-dependent 5-carboxymethylaminomethyl-2-thiouridine(34) oxidoreductase MnmC, with the protein product MPDNSKPPVHHAQLEWRENGQPASTAFDDIYFSTASGLEETRHVFLAQNQLAQRWSALESGARFTIGETGFGTGLNFLAAWQLWRQLAPTNGQLHFVSVEKFPLHPEDLARALAMWPELADLSDQLIAQYPDFLAAGVHRLRFPHGVYLTLIIDEASQGFEQLRLDDPGRDRVVDAWFLDGFAPAKNPDMWSEALFQAIANLSAPHATFATFTCAGIVKRGLKSAGFSLHKVPGFGRKREMLRGDFAPPANEAPHSHAATPWHLPPSNLLADHLADQATEPAAPQSVAIIGAGIAGAAAARALAERNLNVTVFEQGPAPGSGASGNDQGILYAKLSPKPGPNGDFNLLALQFAQRFYPTLCPHAVHFDGLLQLAQTEKEQQLQQQVVAQLGLDRHTPLAQPVTASEASVLAGVPLTAPGLYFLRAGWLRPSRVCAALLDHPNIETRCNTRVTDANHRDGQWQLGVQQDPEPHAFDALVLCTANSNRQFAQTAPLPLQPIRGQVSFAAATDTSQKLKLALCAEGYIAPENPGQGQSSHSFGATFKLKQTDTDIRAEEHEDNLRTLATLLPDIADEFRSQPLRGRAALRAATPDYLPMAGPVAEWEALEATYHPLRKNRKQRIDQRTPYQPNLYVMAGLGSRGFTYAPLAAEVLAGWISGGVMPVSQELVKALHPMRFAIRALGKNRPLHD